A section of the Vicinamibacterales bacterium genome encodes:
- a CDS encoding glycosyltransferase family 39 protein produces MSPRTWLLLGALTAASGVLYGTRLDYAPAFLMHDELQFSLQAKAIASTGRDLSGRFLPVFFTEPEFPAGRDPAIIYVTAAALAWLPFSEASVRLPTALLGVLDVTLMFLLARRLFGRDSMAGIAAGFLALTPALFIRSRLVLSPQSSIPIILAWLLSMAAFSDRPSERRLAIGALWLGFGAYTYLAWVVMVPVYLLLTVALGYRWGGKRAAMIAGAAFVAPLIPMAWWYATHPERYRQILEAYQLYSAGTTAAPAPGAVSSALQTRIGLFWSFFNPAFLFLSGDSSLINSTRQAGLFPLSFAVFMPLGAYRLVIARSTPATLVLVGLATAPLAAIVTGALEMNRILFAIPFGVLAACYGADALLKSHSRGWRTIAVLLIAAVPLQFAGFYQDYMGRYRVEAGRWFGGNTREALTAVIDAAVADPQRRVYLSRAIPFAGRYWRFYALAGQRPDMIDRAVYYGPDPPAGALPGAALVCPLAAAECGALLHDAGWRHVRSIDDLDGTPSFALLEKR; encoded by the coding sequence ATGTCGCCCCGCACCTGGCTTCTGCTCGGAGCGCTGACGGCAGCGTCGGGCGTTCTCTATGGGACCCGGCTTGATTACGCGCCGGCGTTCCTGATGCACGACGAGTTACAGTTCTCGCTGCAGGCGAAGGCGATTGCGTCCACTGGTCGTGACCTGAGCGGACGCTTCCTGCCGGTGTTCTTCACCGAGCCCGAGTTTCCGGCCGGGCGCGACCCGGCCATTATCTATGTCACGGCTGCGGCACTCGCCTGGCTTCCGTTCTCCGAGGCATCCGTCCGGCTGCCAACCGCGCTGCTCGGTGTGCTCGACGTCACGTTGATGTTCCTGTTGGCGCGGCGCCTCTTCGGGCGCGACAGCATGGCGGGCATCGCCGCAGGCTTCCTGGCGTTGACGCCAGCCTTGTTCATTCGCAGCCGCCTGGTGCTGAGCCCGCAGTCCTCGATCCCGATCATCCTGGCGTGGCTGCTGAGCATGGCGGCGTTTTCGGACCGCCCGAGCGAGCGACGGCTGGCCATTGGTGCGTTGTGGTTGGGCTTCGGCGCGTACACCTATCTGGCGTGGGTGGTCATGGTGCCGGTCTACCTGTTACTGACCGTGGCGCTCGGGTATCGGTGGGGGGGGAAGAGGGCGGCCATGATTGCGGGCGCGGCGTTCGTGGCGCCCCTTATTCCGATGGCGTGGTGGTATGCCACGCATCCGGAGCGCTATCGCCAGATCCTGGAAGCCTACCAGCTCTATAGTGCGGGGACCACGGCCGCGCCGGCTCCTGGGGCGGTGTCGTCGGCCCTGCAAACACGGATTGGCTTGTTCTGGTCGTTCTTCAACCCCGCCTTTCTGTTCCTGTCAGGTGATTCCAGCCTCATCAACTCCACACGACAGGCCGGCTTGTTCCCGTTGAGCTTCGCGGTGTTCATGCCGCTTGGCGCCTACCGGTTGGTCATCGCGCGCAGTACACCGGCAACGTTGGTGCTCGTCGGCCTGGCGACAGCGCCCCTCGCAGCCATCGTCACGGGCGCGCTCGAGATGAACCGGATCCTGTTCGCGATCCCCTTTGGCGTACTGGCCGCGTGCTACGGTGCCGACGCCCTCCTTAAGTCGCACTCGCGAGGGTGGCGCACGATCGCCGTTCTGCTCATTGCGGCCGTCCCGCTGCAGTTCGCCGGTTTCTACCAGGACTACATGGGCCGATACCGCGTCGAAGCCGGTCGCTGGTTTGGCGGGAATACCCGGGAGGCGCTGACGGCCGTGATCGATGCGGCCGTGGCAGACCCGCAGCGGCGCGTGTACTTGAGTCGGGCGATTCCATTTGCCGGGCGCTATTGGCGCTTCTATGCGCTGGCGGGACAACGCCCGGACATGATTGATAGGGCCGTGTATTACGGCCCCGATCCACCCGCAGGGGCGTTACCTGGAGCGGCGCTCGTATGTCCGCTCGCCGCGGCCGAATGCGGGGCGCTTCTACACGACGCTGGCTGGCGCCACGTTCGTTCGATCGATGACCTTGATGGCACTCCGTCCTTCGCGCTGCTTGAGAAACGGTAG
- a CDS encoding YtxH domain-containing protein, producing the protein MSKDSNGGGIMIAFVVGALTGAAVALLFAPASGEETREFLGQKAREGKDKAREAMDQGREYYARQRENLVTAVDRGREAFQQARERGDQA; encoded by the coding sequence ATGTCCAAGGACAGCAACGGCGGCGGCATCATGATTGCGTTCGTGGTCGGCGCCCTGACCGGCGCGGCCGTGGCGCTCCTGTTTGCGCCGGCCTCGGGCGAAGAGACCCGCGAGTTCCTGGGCCAGAAAGCCCGCGAGGGCAAGGACAAGGCCCGCGAAGCCATGGATCAGGGCCGTGAGTACTATGCGCGCCAGCGCGAGAACCTGGTCACCGCGGTTGATCGCGGCCGCGAGGCGTTCCAGCAGGCGCGCGAGCGGGGCGACCAGGCGTGA
- the upp gene encoding uracil phosphoribosyltransferase, producing MLRLVTHPLVHDCLAELRDARTNPERFRALANRISVLLGAEALRDVPMADGTVDTPLGPSPCRRLAADVVMAPVLRAGLGMLPGMLELVPNARVGHLGLQRDERTAVASQYYAKLPPNIESSYVLLIDPMLATGGSAVAALDVLTRAGAKHIRLVCIVAAPEGVAVVEKAYPAVPIFTPIVDRELNAHKFIVPGLGDFGDRLFGTI from the coding sequence GTGCTGCGCCTGGTCACTCACCCGCTGGTCCATGACTGCCTCGCGGAACTCCGCGACGCCCGCACCAATCCGGAACGCTTTCGCGCGCTCGCCAATCGCATCAGCGTCCTGCTCGGCGCCGAGGCGCTCCGCGACGTGCCGATGGCCGATGGCACCGTTGACACGCCGCTCGGGCCGTCACCTTGCCGCCGCCTGGCCGCCGACGTGGTGATGGCGCCGGTCCTGCGGGCCGGGCTCGGCATGCTGCCGGGCATGCTGGAATTGGTGCCGAACGCCCGCGTCGGTCACCTCGGGCTGCAACGCGACGAGCGCACGGCGGTGGCCTCGCAGTACTACGCCAAGCTGCCGCCCAACATCGAAAGCAGCTATGTGTTGCTGATCGACCCGATGCTGGCCACCGGCGGCAGCGCCGTGGCCGCCCTGGACGTGCTGACCCGGGCCGGAGCGAAGCACATCCGCCTGGTCTGCATCGTCGCGGCGCCCGAGGGCGTGGCGGTCGTCGAGAAGGCCTACCCGGCCGTCCCGATCTTTACGCCCATCGTGGACCGGGAACTCAACGCTCACAAGTTCATCGTGCCGGGCCTCGGCGACTTCGGCGATCGGCTGTTCGGCACCATCTAA
- a CDS encoding sigma-54 dependent transcriptional regulator, which translates to MLADTSTAPHPLLLLVDDDPQIRQLLREVGAREGFEVLEAADGAAALEMLHRRHMDLVLLDLHMPRVNGLGVLRAVRAGGTSSQIALMSGAASVEDAVEAIKLGATEYFSKPLDLPRVRALMQAMRRQFEDRNTVLDSDAALAERLEVCGMIGRSPAMRELFSVINRLAPHARTVLVTGETGTGKELVARALHALGPRKAKKLVTVNCSAVVETLFESELFGHVRGAFTGATADKIGVFESATGGTVFLDEVGELPPGAQAKLLRTLENGELQRVGSVDLKKVDVRVIAATNRRLDAEMAAGRFRSDLYYRLNVVEIAVPPLRERPEDIPYLTAAFVRRFAREFDRPITGLTESAEERLVQWPWPGNVRELRNVIERACLLCEGHLLTEGDLARSLPVRPGPGPVAVDDEPSGPPPTADAVQAALDATGGNKSLAARRLGISRRALYRLIDKYAVSPASE; encoded by the coding sequence ATGCTCGCAGATACCTCAACCGCTCCCCATCCACTCCTGCTCCTCGTGGACGACGATCCGCAAATCCGGCAACTGCTGCGAGAGGTCGGGGCGCGCGAAGGCTTCGAGGTGCTCGAAGCGGCTGACGGCGCCGCGGCGCTCGAAATGCTGCATCGCCGGCACATGGACCTGGTGCTCCTCGACCTGCACATGCCCCGGGTCAACGGCCTCGGCGTGCTGCGCGCCGTGCGCGCGGGTGGCACCAGCTCGCAGATTGCGCTGATGAGCGGCGCGGCGAGCGTTGAAGACGCCGTGGAGGCCATCAAGCTGGGCGCCACCGAGTACTTCTCGAAACCCCTCGACCTGCCGAGGGTGCGGGCGCTCATGCAGGCGATGCGGCGGCAGTTCGAAGACCGCAACACGGTGCTCGACAGCGATGCCGCCCTCGCCGAGCGCCTCGAGGTATGCGGCATGATCGGCCGCTCGCCGGCGATGCGCGAGTTGTTCAGCGTCATCAACCGGCTGGCGCCGCACGCGCGGACCGTGCTGGTGACCGGCGAGACCGGGACCGGCAAGGAATTGGTGGCGCGGGCGCTGCACGCGCTCGGCCCGCGCAAGGCGAAGAAGCTCGTCACCGTGAACTGTTCCGCCGTTGTCGAGACGCTGTTCGAGTCGGAGTTGTTTGGCCACGTGCGCGGAGCGTTCACCGGGGCGACGGCCGACAAGATTGGCGTCTTCGAATCCGCCACTGGCGGCACCGTGTTCCTGGACGAGGTCGGGGAACTGCCGCCGGGCGCGCAGGCCAAGCTCCTGCGCACGCTCGAGAACGGCGAACTGCAGCGTGTCGGGTCGGTGGACCTGAAGAAGGTGGACGTGCGCGTGATCGCCGCCACCAACCGGCGCCTGGACGCCGAGATGGCCGCGGGCCGCTTCCGCAGCGACCTGTACTACCGGCTCAACGTGGTTGAAATCGCGGTGCCGCCGCTCAGGGAACGTCCCGAAGACATCCCGTACCTGACCGCGGCCTTCGTGCGCCGGTTCGCCAGGGAGTTCGACAGGCCCATCACCGGCCTGACCGAGTCCGCCGAAGAGCGGCTCGTGCAGTGGCCGTGGCCCGGCAACGTCCGCGAACTGCGAAACGTGATCGAACGGGCCTGCCTGCTCTGTGAAGGGCACCTGTTGACCGAGGGCGACCTCGCCCGGTCGTTGCCCGTCCGTCCCGGCCCGGGTCCGGTCGCTGTCGATGACGAGCCATCGGGGCCGCCGCCGACGGCGGACGCCGTGCAGGCCGCGCTCGACGCCACCGGCGGCAACAAGTCGCTGGCCGCGCGCCGCCTTGGCATCAGCCGGCGCGCGTTGTATCGCCTGATCGACAAATACGCAGTGTCGCCCGCCAGCGAATAG
- a CDS encoding DUF948 domain-containing protein — translation MSATGELFLGVIAFAVLVMALIQVGAIIAGIRLARRVDQIATQLDQDIKPLLANITALTSEAARTAALAAKQVERFDAIFAELTQRVDQTVAAAQEFVTGPARQGMAIFAGVAALIDSFRGLREAGRRRQASRNVVDEEESLFIG, via the coding sequence GTGAGTGCAACCGGCGAGCTGTTTCTCGGCGTCATCGCCTTTGCGGTGCTGGTCATGGCCCTCATCCAGGTGGGCGCCATCATCGCCGGGATCCGTCTTGCCCGTCGGGTGGATCAGATTGCCACTCAACTGGACCAGGACATCAAGCCCCTGCTCGCCAACATCACCGCGCTTACCAGCGAGGCGGCGCGAACCGCGGCGCTGGCGGCCAAGCAGGTCGAGCGGTTCGACGCCATCTTCGCGGAGCTGACGCAGCGGGTCGATCAGACCGTGGCGGCCGCCCAGGAGTTCGTGACGGGCCCCGCGCGCCAGGGCATGGCCATCTTCGCCGGGGTCGCGGCGCTCATCGATTCGTTCCGCGGCCTGCGTGAAGCCGGCCGCCGCCGGCAGGCCAGCCGGAACGTGGTTGACGAGGAAGAGTCGCTTTTCATCGGCTGA
- a CDS encoding MlaD family protein: MPRTHSLAWAELKFGIISVFALVMAGLLIFAVGGGGGFFWQNYTLKVRFANVAGLMAGSPVRVAGVEVGSVDKVVLSAGGVEVWFGVKDDMRPLVTDKSFAVLGSISLLGEGAVDITAGPGGTPIPEWGYVPSGIAEGSIAQLTTQATAGLTEAKQLIEDIRAGKGTVGKLFTDDSIYREVDGFVKAAERVARSVSEGKGTMGKLANNPRAYNELEAALANLNAITTGLRKGEGSLGQLMNDPSFSRSLNQTTSNLETMTAKLNRGEGTAGKLLTDDALYQRIDTMTARLDTVLQQLNAGQGTAGQLLHDKQLYENMNQAVAEVKSLITEIRKDPKKYLNVKVSIF, from the coding sequence ATGCCGCGCACACACTCACTCGCATGGGCCGAACTCAAGTTCGGCATCATCTCGGTTTTCGCGCTGGTCATGGCCGGCCTGCTGATCTTCGCCGTCGGCGGGGGCGGGGGGTTCTTCTGGCAGAACTACACGCTGAAGGTGAGGTTCGCCAACGTGGCCGGGTTGATGGCCGGCTCCCCGGTCCGGGTGGCGGGCGTCGAGGTGGGTTCGGTGGACAAGGTGGTGCTCTCCGCCGGTGGCGTGGAGGTGTGGTTCGGCGTCAAGGACGACATGCGGCCGCTCGTCACCGACAAGTCGTTTGCCGTGCTGGGCTCGATTTCACTGCTCGGCGAAGGCGCCGTGGACATCACCGCGGGGCCGGGGGGCACCCCCATTCCCGAGTGGGGCTACGTGCCGTCGGGCATCGCCGAGGGCAGCATCGCCCAGCTCACCACGCAGGCCACGGCCGGGCTCACCGAGGCGAAGCAGCTCATCGAAGACATCCGCGCGGGCAAGGGCACCGTCGGCAAGCTCTTCACCGACGATTCGATCTACCGGGAAGTCGACGGTTTCGTGAAGGCGGCCGAACGGGTGGCGCGCTCCGTGTCGGAGGGTAAGGGCACGATGGGCAAGCTGGCGAACAATCCGAGAGCGTATAACGAGCTCGAGGCGGCGCTCGCCAATCTCAATGCGATTACGACCGGCCTGCGGAAGGGCGAGGGCAGCCTCGGCCAGTTGATGAACGACCCGTCGTTTTCCAGGAGCCTGAACCAGACCACGTCGAACCTCGAGACCATGACCGCGAAGCTGAATCGCGGTGAGGGCACCGCCGGGAAGCTGCTGACCGATGACGCGCTCTACCAGCGGATCGACACCATGACTGCCCGTCTCGACACGGTTCTGCAACAGCTCAACGCCGGCCAGGGCACCGCGGGGCAACTGCTGCACGACAAGCAGTTATATGAGAACATGAATCAGGCGGTGGCCGAGGTCAAGTCGCTCATCACCGAAATCAGGAAAGACCCGAAGAAGTACCTGAACGTGAAGGTCAGCATTTTCTAA
- a CDS encoding glycosyltransferase family 39 protein: MSNRLRPIATAALLGALAFLLYVVPAAPSPLSVDEVALMRQAQSVATSGRDTDGRAAQLYFRASEEHWLQPVPVYATALVSALVSGSMAARLASAIVGALNVGLIYLLMRRLCPNRWGPVATAALLAITPAHLAFARTGVDAIYSLPFVLVWLIGLRDFLDRGDRWHLTAGVFALGVGTYTQPSAPLTMGFLFAITCAALWITGARGIRAYAGIVTAFALPLSIAGLWFAAHPSSYPDTFGRWVIHAAHLRYPMDGMRAFLNWTTLGTRTSLYWGFFDPSWLFFNAPYLPGTVLRGAAPFLLPASLFSLMGVARCARVGPPAWTIALVAGAAASPLAASTFGQPHAIGAALAVVPFVTVLAGCGLVDWSERKGAAWRWLGWAAIAAIPLQFFGAYARYFRA; this comes from the coding sequence TTGAGTAATCGCCTTCGGCCGATTGCGACGGCAGCACTGCTGGGCGCACTAGCGTTCCTGCTTTACGTGGTGCCGGCCGCCCCCTCCCCTCTCTCAGTTGACGAAGTCGCCCTCATGCGTCAGGCGCAGTCGGTGGCGACCAGCGGCCGCGACACCGACGGCCGTGCGGCGCAACTGTACTTCCGCGCGAGCGAGGAGCACTGGCTTCAGCCGGTGCCGGTGTACGCAACGGCGCTGGTGTCGGCCCTGGTATCCGGTTCGATGGCGGCGCGGCTGGCGTCGGCCATCGTCGGCGCGCTCAACGTCGGGCTGATCTACCTGCTCATGCGGCGGCTGTGCCCCAATCGATGGGGCCCGGTGGCCACCGCGGCGTTGCTGGCGATCACGCCCGCGCACCTGGCCTTTGCCCGAACCGGGGTGGACGCCATCTACTCCTTGCCCTTTGTCCTGGTCTGGCTGATCGGGCTCCGGGACTTCCTCGACCGGGGCGACCGGTGGCACCTCACCGCCGGTGTGTTCGCACTGGGGGTGGGTACCTATACGCAGCCGTCGGCGCCGCTGACCATGGGCTTTCTCTTCGCCATCACCTGCGCCGCGTTGTGGATCACGGGGGCTCGCGGCATTCGGGCCTACGCGGGCATCGTCACCGCCTTTGCGCTGCCGCTCAGCATCGCGGGCCTGTGGTTCGCGGCCCATCCGTCGAGCTATCCGGACACGTTCGGCCGGTGGGTCATTCATGCCGCGCACCTGCGCTATCCCATGGACGGCATGCGCGCCTTCCTCAACTGGACCACGCTCGGCACGCGCACGTCGCTGTACTGGGGATTCTTCGACCCATCCTGGCTCTTCTTCAATGCCCCTTACCTACCGGGCACGGTCCTGCGGGGGGCGGCCCCGTTCCTCTTGCCGGCATCGCTCTTCTCGCTGATGGGCGTGGCGCGCTGCGCGCGAGTCGGTCCGCCCGCGTGGACGATCGCCCTGGTTGCCGGGGCCGCCGCGTCGCCGCTGGCCGCATCGACGTTCGGACAGCCGCATGCCATTGGAGCGGCCCTGGCGGTTGTGCCATTCGTGACGGTACTGGCCGGATGCGGATTGGTGGACTGGAGCGAGCGGAAGGGCGCGGCCTGGCGTTGGCTGGGGTGGGCGGCGATTGCCGCCATTCCGCTTCAGTTCTTCGGCGCCTACGCACGCTACTTCCGCGCCTGA
- the uvrB gene encoding excinuclease ABC subunit UvrB, translating to MPSVSDRFTLASDFELAGDQVHAVPELVDGLNRGDKHQVLLGVTGSGKTYTMAQVIARVNRPTLVMAHNKTLAAQLFQEFRRFFPGNAVEYFVSYYDYYQPEAYMPSSDTYIEKESTINEEIDRMRLSATRSLFERRDVIIVASVSCIYGLGSPDAYYGLVMPLEKGQRIDRDQILRKLVEIQYERNDHDFGRGTFRVRGDIIEVYPSYEEFALRIGLFGDEIDELTSFDPLTGKALRRHDRTTVFPKSHFVTGRDRLREAVVTIKAELEERRGDLEREGKVLEAQRLHQRTMFDLEMIREIGYCHGIENYSRHLTQRTAGQPPPTLLDYLPADSLVVVDESHQTVPQIRGMYHGDRSRKEVLVEYGFRLPSALDNRPLNFAEWEARVGQLVYVSATPGPYELQKSGGVFVEQVIRPTGLMDPPVEVRPVKGQVDDLLKEIRDRAANRERVLVTTLTKRMAEDLTTYYQELGVKVRYLHSDIDTLERVEILRDLRRGVFDVLVGINLLREGLDLPEVSLVAILDADKEGFLRSAGALIQTSGRAARNVHGRVIMYADRHTDSMRAAISETERRRTRQAAYNAEHGITPTSIVKAIDDVLSSVYDRDYSSIIDPREGRQVFRTQAELDAHIATLEEQMKGAAANLDFEKAASWRDQIRALRARELGLGPEDRR from the coding sequence ATGCCTTCCGTCTCCGATCGCTTCACCCTCGCGTCAGACTTCGAGCTCGCCGGCGACCAGGTCCATGCTGTACCTGAACTGGTCGACGGCCTGAACCGCGGCGACAAGCACCAGGTCCTGCTGGGCGTGACCGGCTCGGGCAAGACCTACACCATGGCGCAGGTGATCGCCCGCGTGAACCGCCCGACGCTGGTGATGGCCCATAACAAGACCCTCGCCGCGCAGCTGTTTCAGGAATTCCGGCGGTTCTTCCCCGGCAACGCCGTCGAGTACTTCGTCAGCTACTACGACTACTACCAGCCGGAGGCGTACATGCCCTCCAGCGACACCTACATCGAGAAGGAATCGACCATCAACGAGGAGATCGATCGCATGCGCCTGTCGGCGACGCGGTCGCTCTTCGAGCGCCGCGACGTCATCATCGTGGCCAGCGTCTCGTGTATCTATGGCCTCGGCTCGCCCGACGCCTACTACGGCCTGGTGATGCCGCTCGAAAAGGGCCAGCGGATCGATCGAGACCAGATCCTCCGCAAGCTCGTCGAAATCCAGTATGAGCGGAACGACCACGACTTCGGCCGCGGCACCTTCCGCGTGCGCGGCGACATCATCGAGGTCTACCCGTCCTACGAGGAGTTCGCCCTGCGCATCGGCCTGTTCGGCGATGAGATCGACGAGCTGACCTCGTTCGATCCCCTCACCGGCAAGGCGCTTCGCCGGCATGACCGCACGACCGTCTTTCCCAAGTCGCATTTCGTGACCGGCCGCGATCGCCTGCGCGAGGCGGTCGTCACCATCAAGGCCGAACTCGAGGAACGCCGCGGCGACCTCGAACGCGAGGGCAAGGTCCTGGAGGCGCAGCGCCTGCACCAGCGGACCATGTTCGACCTCGAGATGATCCGCGAGATTGGCTACTGCCACGGCATCGAGAACTACTCGCGCCACCTGACCCAGCGGACGGCGGGGCAGCCGCCCCCGACGTTGCTCGATTACCTGCCGGCGGATTCGCTGGTGGTGGTGGACGAGAGCCACCAGACCGTGCCCCAGATCCGCGGCATGTATCACGGCGACCGCTCGCGCAAGGAAGTGCTGGTCGAGTACGGCTTCCGCCTGCCGTCGGCCCTCGACAACCGCCCGCTCAACTTCGCGGAATGGGAGGCCCGCGTCGGCCAGCTGGTCTACGTGTCGGCAACGCCGGGGCCATACGAGCTGCAGAAGTCCGGCGGGGTGTTCGTCGAGCAGGTGATTCGCCCGACCGGCTTGATGGATCCGCCGGTCGAGGTCCGTCCGGTCAAGGGCCAGGTTGACGACCTCCTCAAGGAAATCCGCGACCGGGCGGCGAACAGGGAACGGGTGCTGGTCACGACGCTGACCAAGCGCATGGCGGAGGACCTGACGACGTATTACCAGGAACTGGGCGTGAAGGTCCGCTACCTCCATTCCGACATCGACACGCTCGAGCGCGTGGAGATCCTGCGCGACCTGCGCCGCGGCGTGTTCGACGTGCTGGTCGGCATCAACCTGCTCCGCGAAGGCCTCGACCTGCCCGAAGTGTCGCTGGTGGCCATCCTCGACGCCGACAAGGAGGGCTTCCTGCGCTCGGCCGGGGCGCTCATCCAGACGTCCGGACGCGCCGCGCGCAACGTCCACGGCCGTGTGATCATGTATGCGGACCGTCACACCGACTCGATGCGCGCCGCGATCAGCGAAACCGAGCGCCGCCGGACGCGGCAGGCGGCCTATAACGCCGAGCACGGCATCACCCCGACCAGTATCGTCAAGGCTATCGATGACGTCTTATCCAGTGTTTATGACCGCGACTACTCCTCGATCATCGACCCGCGCGAGGGCCGGCAGGTGTTCCGGACCCAGGCCGAGCTCGACGCGCACATCGCGACCCTCGAGGAACAGATGAAGGGCGCCGCGGCCAACCTCGACTTCGAGAAGGCGGCGTCCTGGCGCGACCAGATTCGAGCGCTCCGCGCGCGTGAGCTCGGTCTCGGGCCGGAGGATCGCCGATGA
- a CDS encoding ATP-binding cassette domain-containing protein, producing the protein MRHKSLAEFGLPVELAEPHAPVVLFDKVCLAFDEKVILKDVTFVVRAGHTKIFLGASGAGKSTILKLMLGLLKADSGTIWVLGHRVDQMTERQIMGVRHHMGMVFQEGALFDSFTVGENVGYKLYEETTLPLPEVRQRVEEVLGFVGLSEHIDKQPSELSGGQRRRVAIARAMAAKPTLLLYDEPTTGLDPITSLTIDAEIIKLRDLEAVTSVIVTHQLRDAFYVATHSATRNAAGEPEIAAAVAAKIEQADFVMLKDGSIHFEGSADELRASTDPYLNTFLS; encoded by the coding sequence ATGCGCCACAAGAGCCTTGCCGAATTCGGCCTGCCCGTTGAGCTTGCGGAGCCCCACGCCCCGGTGGTGCTGTTCGACAAAGTGTGCCTGGCGTTCGACGAGAAGGTGATCCTCAAGGACGTCACCTTCGTCGTGCGCGCCGGACACACGAAGATCTTCCTCGGCGCCAGCGGCGCCGGCAAGTCCACCATCCTCAAGCTGATGCTCGGCCTGCTCAAGGCGGACTCCGGCACCATCTGGGTGCTCGGCCACCGGGTGGACCAGATGACCGAGCGGCAAATCATGGGCGTGCGCCACCACATGGGCATGGTCTTCCAGGAAGGCGCGCTGTTCGACTCGTTCACCGTGGGCGAGAACGTCGGCTACAAGCTCTACGAGGAAACCACGCTGCCGTTGCCCGAGGTGCGTCAGCGCGTCGAGGAAGTCCTCGGCTTCGTCGGTCTGAGCGAGCACATCGACAAGCAGCCGTCGGAGCTGTCGGGCGGGCAGCGCCGCCGGGTGGCGATCGCCCGCGCCATGGCCGCCAAGCCCACGCTGCTGCTGTACGACGAGCCGACCACGGGCCTCGACCCGATTACGTCGCTGACCATCGACGCCGAGATCATCAAGTTGCGCGACCTCGAGGCGGTGACTTCCGTGATCGTCACGCACCAGCTCCGCGACGCGTTCTACGTGGCGACGCATTCCGCCACCAGGAACGCAGCCGGGGAGCCGGAGATTGCCGCCGCCGTCGCGGCGAAGATCGAGCAGGCCGACTTCGTGATGCTGAAGGACGGCAGCATTCACTTCGAGGGATCGGCCGACGAATTGCGGGCTTCGACCGACCCGTACCTGAACACGTTTCTTTCGTAA
- a CDS encoding ABC transporter permease → MSAPAQGGWLIEAVKKGLLEVQEYVKLCFAAAQGAVSRPFYARDVMEQIEIIGLGSLTVVLLTGFFTGAVLALQSGMTLDQFGARPFVGRLISASMIKELGPVLTALMLAGRVGSGIAAELGSMVVTEQISALRALGTDPIRKLVVPRVLAGIIMCPILTVVANAVGLTGGWLIALTQLRVSSGIYWSAVVEGLYIQDVWMGLIKPFFLGFIIVTIGCHVGLRTSGGTQGVGRATTNAVVAASVTVLIVDFFVTRLLISIFF, encoded by the coding sequence ATGAGCGCTCCCGCCCAGGGAGGCTGGCTGATTGAAGCCGTCAAGAAGGGCCTGCTCGAAGTTCAAGAGTACGTGAAGCTGTGCTTCGCGGCGGCGCAGGGCGCGGTCTCGCGTCCGTTTTACGCGCGCGACGTGATGGAGCAGATCGAGATCATCGGTCTCGGCTCCCTCACCGTGGTGCTGCTGACCGGCTTCTTCACCGGCGCCGTGCTGGCGCTGCAGTCGGGCATGACGCTCGACCAGTTCGGCGCCCGCCCGTTCGTCGGCCGCCTGATCAGCGCGTCGATGATCAAGGAGCTGGGGCCGGTGCTCACCGCCCTGATGCTGGCCGGCCGCGTCGGGTCGGGCATCGCCGCCGAGCTCGGGTCGATGGTGGTGACCGAGCAAATCAGCGCGCTGCGCGCCCTCGGCACGGATCCCATCCGCAAGCTGGTGGTGCCGCGCGTGCTGGCGGGCATCATCATGTGTCCGATCCTGACGGTGGTGGCCAACGCGGTGGGCCTCACCGGCGGATGGCTCATCGCCCTGACGCAGCTGCGCGTGTCGTCCGGGATTTACTGGAGCGCGGTGGTTGAGGGACTCTACATCCAGGATGTCTGGATGGGCCTGATCAAGCCGTTCTTCCTGGGCTTTATCATCGTCACCATCGGCTGCCACGTCGGCCTCAGGACGTCGGGCGGCACGCAGGGCGTGGGCCGGGCGACGACCAACGCCGTGGTCGCCGCTTCCGTCACCGTGCTGATCGTGGACTTCTTCGTGACCCGGTTGCTTATTTCGATCTTTTTCTGA